The genome window AGTACAGTCACTACTTTAGTTGGTGAAATAGCGCAGGCAGTGGGTATTAAAGTAGCGGTTGGCGGTAATATTGGGCGGCCGGTACTGGAGTTATTAACTGAAAAAGCAGATTTATATGTACTTGAACTGTCGAGTTTTCAGTTAGAAACCACTTATTCATTACGGCCAGCGGTGGCTTGTATTTTAAATATCAGCCCAGACCATATGGATCGCTATGCTGACTTAACTGCTTACCATCAAGCGAAACAGCGAATTTATCGAGGTACACAAAGTGTGGTGTTTAATCGCCAAGATGCTTTAACTCAACCCCTGGTTCCAAGTAGTGTACCTCAAGTGTCGTTTGGGCTGAATGAGCCGGACTTGAAACATTTTGGCTGTCGCCAGTCAAACAATACTATACAACTGTCGTATGGACTAGAAGAGTGGCTGAATAGCCAGCAGTTATTAATTAAAGGTAGTCATAACCAAGCGAATGTACTGGCTGCGCTGGCAATTGGTCAGCAATTACACTGGCCAAAAGCTGCTATGTTGGAAGCTATACAACAGTTTAAAGGTTTACCTCATCGGTGTGAGTGGGTTACTGAATATAATCAGATCACTTTTATTAATGATACTAAAGCGACCAATGTAGGTGCTGCGAAAGCTTCAATAGAGGGGTTAGGTGAGCAGCTAACAGGAAAAATTATTTTATTGGCTGGGGGGGATGGCAAAGGTGCTGATTTTAGTGAGTTGAAACCTGCCATTGCAAAGTACGTGAAATGCTTATTGACCTACGGTGAAGATGGTGAACGCTTAGCTGCTGAAGTAGCAGGAGCTGCTTTTCAAGAACCGGTTACTGATCTGGTTGAAGCTGTCAGGCAAGCGTTTCATTATGCTGAGCCTGGTGATTTAGTGTTATTAGCACCGGCGTGTGCCAGCTTTGATATGTTTTTAAACTTTGAACAGCGTGGAGAGGTTTTTAAAAAAGAAGTCATGAGGTTGGTTGATGCTCAGTAAATCGCTGAATAACTCACCTGTTGATCTAGCACTGCTGTTAATTGCAGTTATGCTGTTAGCGCTGGGCTTGGTCATGGTGACATCTGCATCAATTGAAGTGGCTGCATCTCAATATAAAGACCCGCTGTTTCATTTTTACCGACAATTGACTTATTTATTAATCAGTTTATTGTTGGCCAGCTGCATATTTATGGTGCCGATGAATAGCTGGCTTAGGTTTGGTCCTGCTTTACTTTTTGCGGCAATGGGACTGTTAATTGCCGTGCTGCTGATTGGCCGTGAAATTAACGGTAGTGTGCGCTGGATTAGTTTAGGGCTTTTTAACTTACAAGCCTCTGAGCTCGCTAAATTATTTTTTATTGTTTATTTGGCAGGCTACTCTGTCAGGCAACAAGAAGCAGTGCAAAACACCTGGTTAGGGCTTATTAAACCTATGGGGTTGTTATCTATCGCTACCTTTTTACTGCTACTTGAGCCTGATTTTGGTGCAGTAGTTGTATTGATGAGTACAGCTATTGGCATGTTATTTATGGCTGGGGTTAAGTTGTGGCGATTTTCTATTTTAATTTTGGTTTGTGCGGGTGCGGCAGCAGCAATAGCGGTATCACAACCTTATCGGATGGCTAGGCTAACCACTTATATTGATCCATGGAGTCATCAGTTTGATAGTGGTTATCAACTTACGCAGGCATTAATTGCATTTGGCCGTGGCGAATGGTTTGGCGTTGGATTAGGAAACAGTATCCAAAAATCGTTTTATTTACCGGAAGCTCATACTGACTTCGTGTTTGCAGTATTGGCTGAAGAAACGGGGTTGGTAGGCGCTTTACTTGTTATTAGTTTATTGATCGGTCTAACCCTACGTTCACTGTTTATTGGTTTGCAAGCACAACAACGTGGCCTGACTTTTTCTGGGTATTTAGCTTATGGCATTGGCTTATTATTTGGTATGCAGTCATTGATTAATATTGGTGTAAATACAGGGCTGTTGCCCACTAAAGGGCTAACATTACCTTTTTTAAGTTATGGTGGCAGTAGCTTAATTGTTAACTGTCTTGCGTTAGCCGTTTTATTTCGTATTGGCTATGAATCTAGGCTTGTTGCGAGTAAACCCTCTCCTAAAAAGCGTAAAAAAGGGAGGGCCAGTAAATGAGTCAACTGCAAAATAAGGGTACAGTTGTTGTGATGGCTGGCGGTACAGGTGGACATATTTTCCCTGCTTTAGCAACAGCCAACTTATTTAGAGATAGAGGCTATCAAGTCCATTGGCTAGGTACCGAAAATAGTATGGAAGCGGAGTTGATCCCTAAATACGATTTACCAATCAGCTTGATTCCTATAAAAGGCGTTCGTGGTAAAGGTGTAATGGGATTGATTAAGGCACCAATACGTTTAATACGCTCTATTTGGCAGGCAAGAAAATTATTTAAACAGTTAAAGCCCGTTTGTGTTTTAGGAATGGGTGGTTTTGTTACGGGGCCTGGTGGCGTCGCAGCAAAACTGTTGGGCATACCGTTAGTGATTCATGAACAGAATGCCATTCCTGGCTTAACTAATCAGTTGTTGGCTAAGGTGGCAAACCGGGTGTTGGAAGCATTTCCAGGTACTTTCCAAAGCCAGCAAAAAGTATTTTGTACCGGAAACCCCGTTCGCTCAGAAATTGTTAATGTTGATACTTCTAAGCAATCACGGCCGCCACTTAAATTATTAGTGGTTGGAGGAAGCCTAGGAGCTAAAGCGATCAATGATATTATGCCTACTGTGGTAAAAAGCTGTATTAAACAAGGGGTTTCTCTTGAGCTGTGGCATCAGACAGGTAAACAGCACTTTACTGAAGTTAAAACCGCTTATCAGGCTGAGGATTTTCCTAATATTAAGGTTGAACCTTTTATTGCTGATATGGCAGCGGCTTATCAGTGGGCGGATATTGTTTTATGTAGAGCTGGGGCACTCACCATTTCTGAATTAGCCAGTGCAGGAGTACCCGCGTTATTAGTGCCTTACCCATTTGCAGTTGATGACCACCAGACGAAAAATGCTGAATTTTTAGTACGCAATGAAGCAGCGCTATTAATACCACAGTCAATGCTAACGGCTGAAAAACTGGTAGATATGTTAATTGATTTTTCAAAATCCCCTGAAAAACTTGTTGCAATGGCAACTAATGCCCACCAGCTTGCTGAACCTGCAGCTACCGACAAAGTTGTTCAGCACTGCTTGGAGATAAGTTATGGCTAACCATACACAACAGTTATCGACTACTTTTGAAGTGCCGGAAATGCGTCGAGTGCGCCGAATTCACTTTGTTGGAATTGGTGGCGCAGGGATGTGTGGCATTGCTGAAGTGCTATTAAATCAGGGGTATGAGATCAGTGGTTCTGACATAAAAGCATCGGCAGTCACTGACCGGTTAGCCTCTTTGGGCGTAATAATTTGTATCGGCCATCGTTCTGAACATGTAGAAAATGCGAGTGTAGTAGTGGTTTCTACAGCGGTAGCAGATGACAATCCGGAAGTGTTAGCAGCTCAAAAGCAGCGTATTCCTGTTGTGCCTAGGGCAGAAATGTTGGCAGAGCTAATGCGCTATCGACATGGCATTGCTATAGCAGGTACCCATGGTAAAACCACCACTACCAGTTTGATGGCCTCTGTGTTGGCTCAGGGTGGTTTTGATCCTACTTTTATTATTGGTGGAAAATTAAACTCTGCAGGCACAAATGCTAAATTAGGGGGCAGTCGTTACTTGGTGGCTGAAGCAGATGAAAGCGATGCATCTTTTTTACATTTGCAGCCTATGATTACAGTGGTTACCAATATTGATGCTGATCATATGGCAACCTATGAAGGGGATTTTGAAAAGCTCAAACAAACCTTTATTGATTTTCTACATCACTTGCCGTTTTATGGGTTAGCTGTGTTATGTGTTGATGACCCTGTGGTAAGAGAAATTTTACCCCAGGTTAAGCGACCTATTGTCACCTATGGCCTGACGGAAGATGCTGATTACTGGGCTGATAATATTCAGCAGCAAGCAACACAGACCACTTTCTCTGTTCATTGTGCTGGTGAAGAAACACCATTTGAAATTACCCTTAATATGCCTGGCAATCATAATGTTTTAAATGCTTTGGCAACAATTGCTATAGCTAAAGATGAAGGTATAGCGAATCAAGACATTATTACTGCATTGGTGAACTTTCAGGGAGTGGGGCGTCGCTTCCAGGTTTATGGTGAGTTTGAAACAGGTGTCGGTCAGGCAATGTTGGTAGATGATTATGGTCATCACCCACGAGAGGTTGAAGCAACAATTAATGCAATTCGACAAGGCTGGCCTGATAAAAGATTGGTGATGATTTATCAACCACACCGCTATAGTCGAACCCGTGATCTTTATGAAGACTTTGTTGATGTGCTATCAGAAGTCGATGTTTTACTGTTAATGGAAGTCTATCCAGCGGGTGAAAAGCCTATAAAAGGGGCGGATGGGCCAAGCTTATGTCGCAGTATTCGTCAACGAGGCAAACTGGAGCCTATTTATGTAAAGCGAGACGCAGATATTACCAGTGTGCTGAGGGATGTTATTCAAGATGGAGATTTATTAATCACTCAGGGAGCAGGTGATATCGGTGGGCTTGCAAGCTATTTAGCAGAAATTAACTGCTGCTTTGTCAAAGATCAAAAAGGTGATGCATGAGTAATCAGTTTGGACATGTAGCAGTACTTTATGGTGGTTTGTCTGCGGAGCGTGAAGTTTCACTGAAAAGTGGCCAGGAAATTTATCAAGCATTAATCAAGGAAGGGGTTAACGCTTCATTGATTGATGTGGGGAAAAATATTATTCAACAGTTGCAGGATGCAAAGCCCATTGATATTGCTTTTATTGCTTTACATGGCCGAGGTGGCGAGGATGGCACTTTACAAGCACTGCTGGAATTTATGGAGATTCCCTATACAGGTAGTGGTGTAATGGCTTCAGCATTAGCTATGGATAAATACCGGTCGAAACTACTTTGGCAAGGTTTAGGTTTGCCAACACCAGTATTTCAGCTGTTTCAAAAAAGCCAGCAAACAACGGAGTTGTCACCTAAAGTTGCATTTCCTTGTGTTCTAAAGCCTGCTAAAGAAGGCTCTAGTATTGGAATTACTAAAGTGAATACGGCTGAAGAATTTTCAGCTGCTTTAACTACTGCGCTACAGTTTGATGATGATGTTTTAGCAGAGCCCTGGATAACAGGTGCAGAATTTACGGTTGCCATTTTAAATGAGCAGGCACTGTCACCAATTGAATTAAAAACTGATCGAACATTTTATGACTACGAAGCCAAATATATTGCTAACGATACACAATATATTTGCCCCTGTAATTTATCATCTAGAAAACAACATGAGCTGAAAAAACTGGCGTTAGAGGCTTTTGAAAGTTTAGGGTGTGATGGGTGGGGACGTGTAGATGTTATGCAAGATCAAGCAGGTGATTTTTGGGTTTTAGAAGTAAACACTGTACCAGGTATGACTGATCATAGTTTGGTGCCAATGGCTGCTAAAGAGGAAGGCTATAGTTTTTCGAAATTAGTGTTAGAAATCCTGGCCACAGCGCAATAGATTCATAGGCAATAATGATGTACCCTGTGCGGTTACGCGACAATAACGGTATAAATCGTAAACAAGTCAAACGTCGAGGAGCAAGTAAAAAAAAGCAAACACAAAAAAAGTCAATAAAATGGGGCAGGTTGCTTGGGAGCTTTCTAAAATTATCTTTAGTGGCTTGTTTTGTTGGTGTAAGCGTCTGGTGCTGGCCAAAACTGACTGACTATTTTAACCAGCCAGTAAAGCGAGTACAGGTTGAAGGTCAGTTTGTTGCATTAAAAAAAGCAAGTGTGCAGCAGCTAGTAGTGCCTTACCTAAGCAGTCGTTTTTTTAATATTGACTTAACTGGCTTGCAAACAGATTTAGTGAAAATACCCTGGGTTGAGTCTGTGGCTTTACGACGAGTGTGGCCAGACCAAATTCAGGTAAAAATAGTTGAACATATAGCAGTTGCACGCTGGAATGATGATGAACTGTTAAGTAACAAAGGAAGCCGGTTTAAGCCTGAAAAGTTGACAGGGTTAAAAAGCTTACCAAAGTTAACAGGGCCTGTCGGAACAGAACAGCAGGTTATGGCTCAATATCATAAAATAGCGCAACTTATTCGCCCATTAGGGATGTCAATTAAGCAGCTAAATGTCAGCTCAAGAGGGGCTCTGGTATTTGTAACGGATCATTTTCGTGTGCTGGTTGGCAGGGACGATGTGGTTAAGAAAATACAGCGGTTTGTTAAAGTCTACAAAGCGCAGCTAGTAGGAAAAAAGGAGCTAATTAAATCAGTTGATGTACGTTATAGCAGCGGCGTAGCAGTGACGTGGAATGCTAGTGAGTTAAAAAGCTAATGCTATTACAGGCAGCCAGTGATTTGAAAAGCAGCAATTCTGGAGTGCTGCTGCAAGGAAAAGAGTTGCAAGGGTATAAACAAGTATGGGGTGTAAATTTTATATACCAATCGCGTATAGATAAGAAAGCGCAAAGGTATTACTTCACTTGAAGTGTAATGGGTAGGAAGGTTTTCGAATGGCAACGTCTCAAGACGGAAAAATGATAGTCGGTCTAGACATTGGTACATCTAAAGTAGTCGCTATAGTGGGCGAAGTGGCTGATGATGGTACGTTAAAAGTGGTCGGCATTGGTGCTCATCCATCACGTGGGTTGAAAAAAGGCGTTGTTGTAAATATCGAGTCTACTGTTCAGTCAATTCAGAGAGCGATAGAAGAAGCTGAATTAATGGCTGGCTGTCAGATTCACTCGGTATATGCTGGTATTGCCGGTAGCCACATTAATAGTTTGAATTCCCATGGTATTGTGGCCATTCGAGATCGAGAAGTCTCCCCAGCTGATGTCGATCGGGTGATTGATGCAGCCCAGGCGGTAGCTATTCCTGCGGATCAGAAAATTCTACATATTTTGCCTCAAGAATATGTAGTGGATACCCAGGAGGGTGTTAAAGAGCCACTGGGTATGTCAGGGGTCCGATTGGAAGCAAAGGTTCATCTGGTTACCTGTGCAGTGAATGCGGCACAAAATATTGAAAAATGTGTTAAGCGCTGCAACTTAGAAGTAGAAGATATTATTTTGGAACAGTTAGCATCTAGTTACTCAGTGTTAACTGAAGATGAAAAAGAGCTAGGGGTTTGTCTGGTTGATATTGGTGGAGGCACTACGGATATTGCTGTATTTACTAGTGGTTCGATTCGGCATACTGAAGTAATTCCTATTGCTGGTGATCAGGTAACCAATGATATTGCAATGGCGCTTCGCACGCCTACGCAGCACGCTGAAGAAATTAAAATTAAATACGCTTGTGCATTGACTCAGTTGGCAAGGGCGGAAGAATTAATAAAAGTACCTAGTGTAGGTGACCGCCCACCACGGGATTTATCACGGCAAGCACTAGCAGAGGTAGTTGAGCCTCGTTACGAAGAATTATTTACCCTGGTACAAGGGGCGCTCAGGCGTAGTGGTTTTGAAGAGCTGATTCCTGCAGGCATCGTTCTGACTGGTGGCACCGCAAAAATGGAAGGTGTTGTGGAGTTGGCTGAAGAAATTTTTCATATGCCCGTTAGGTTAGGCATGCCTACGGATATTAAAGGACTTTCTGATGTGGTAAAAAACCCAATTTTCTCGACAGGTGTCGGGTTGTTACATTATGGGTTACAACATCAAAAAGAAGGCAGTGTTGCCATGCCTGTAAGATCTGCCGCTAAAGTTAATATCTTTAGCCGGATGAAACATTGGTTTCAAGGAAACTTTTAACAGGAGTAACGATAACTAATACAAATTAAATTAAGTAGTAGATAGTTGAGAGAAAGGAGAGGGTTATTATGTTTGAGTTGGTTGATAATGTGCCGCAAAACGCGGTCATTAAAGTTGTCGGTGTGGGCGGCGGAGGTGGCAATGCTGTCAACCACATGTTAAATAAGCACGTCGATGGCGTTGATTTTATCTGTGCAAACACAGATGCTCAAGCGTTAAAAAATTTGGCGGCAAAAACCGTTTTGCAATTAGGCACTGGTGTGACTAAAGGGTTAGGTGCAGGTGCTAATCCTGACGTTGGCCGTGAAGCGGCACTTGAAGATCGCGATCGAATTGCTGAAGTGTTAAATGGCGCTGATATGGTATTTATCACTGCCGGTATGGGTGGTGGCACAGGTACTGGTGCAGCTCCAGTTGTTGCGCAAGTTGCTAAAGAAATGGGTATTTTAACCGTTGCTGTAGTCACTAGACCCTTCCCTTTTGAAGGGCGTAAGCGGATGATTGTGGCTGATGAAGGGATTAAAGAATTAGCAGAAAATGTTGATTCTTTAATCACAATTCCTAATGAAAAATTGTTACCTGTATTAGGAAAAGATGCCAGTTTATTATCAGCATTTAGTGCGGCAAATGATGTATTGCTTGGTGCAGTGCAAGGTATTGCTGATCTAATTATTCGTCCGGGAATGATTAACGTCGACTTTGCAGACGTGCGCACAGTAATGTCTGAAATGGGCATGGCAATGATGGGAACAGGTTCTGCGACAGGTTCTAATCGAGCAGTAGAAGCAGCTGAAGTTGCGATTCGTAGTCCACTTTTAGAGGATGTAAACTTACACGGCGCTCGTGGAATATTGGTTAATATTACAGCAGGATTAGATCTTTCTTTGGGCGAGTTCTCAGAAGTGGGTAATACTGTAGAGCAGTTTGCTTCAGAAAATGCTACCGTAGTGGTTGGCACCGTAATTGACCCTGATATGTCTGATGAGTTACGAGTCACCGTGGTAGCAACAGGGTTAGGGGCGAATGATGCAGCTGATGCACCTGTTAAAGTAGTCGATAATACCAAAAGCGATGGTACTTTAGACTACAATAAATTAGATCGCCCTACAGTCATGAGAAAACAAGCTGCCGCCGGAACAGGCAACCAAGTTGTCCAGCCGGAACGGACTCGTAATACAGACAATATGGATTACTTGGATATACCTGCATTTTTAAGAAGGCAAGCTGACTAGGGTATTAAAAAAGTTCACTTACCATTTGTGTAATGTGCAGCTTTTGATACAATCGCCGGTCAATTGTTTGCCTTCTGGCAGGATTTGATCAAGACGGCGTACATATATGATTAGACAAAGAACTTTAAAAAACATTATCCGTGCTACGGGAGTAGGTCTACATTCGGGAGAAAAAGTCTACTTGACATTGAAGCCAGCTCCTGTAGATACGGGAATCGTTTTTTGTCGGACAGACTTAGATCCGGTTGTAGAAATACCCGCAAAAGCAAGTTTTGTTGGTGACACTACTTTGTGTACATCACTAATGAATAATGATGGCATTAGGGTAGACACTGTTGAGCACTTGCTTTCAGCAATGGCAGGCCTCGGCATTGACAATGCCTATGTAGAAGTAAGCTCCCATGAAGTACCTATCATGGATGGCAGTGCAGGGCCTTTTGTTTTCTTAATTCAATCCGCAGGGATTGAAGAGCAAAACGCAGCAAAGAAGTTTATTCGAATTAAAAAAGAGGTTACCTATAAAGAAGGTGATAAAGTAGCAACCTTCTTACCATTTGATGGCTTTAAAGTGACCTTTACTATTGATTTCGATCACCCTGTCTTTAAAGGCAATATCCAAACAGCTTCTGTTGATTTTTCCAGCACCTCTTTCGTAAAAGAAGTCAGTCGCGCAAGAACTTTTGGTTTTATGCGAGATATTGAATATCTCCGATCTAAAAACTTAGCTCTTGGTGGTAGTGTTGACAATGCGATAGTTGTTGATGACTACCGAATACTGAATGAAGATGGCTTACGTTATGATGACGAGTTTGTCAGACATAAAATGCTTGATGCCATTGGTGACTTGTACTTACTAGGTAATAGCTTAATTGGTGAGTATCGTGCGGTTAAATCTGGGCATGCTTTAAATAATAAGGTATTACGTGCCTTGATGGCGCAAGAAGATGCATGGGAAGTAGTCACGTTTGAAGATCCTGCTGAAGCTCCTATCTCATACATGCGGCCAGTAGCTGCAGTATAAATCTTATTAGATAAATCATGTGGGTTATGCTTTCACGCATTAAAAAATGTATCTGAAGGCTTTAAACAGGTGATAGCCCATTGATATGTAGTAGACAACACAGGTAGATATGTACTGTACTGATATAAATTAGCACTTGCTTTTGTATAAATTTATATATTGGAGGTACTAATCTATTTGTATGTTGTTGGCTAAGGTAGGCAGGATTATTGTATTATAAAAGCTGTATAAGGGTAAATACTTATTGTATTGTAAGCGTGTGAATATTTTGCTACGTAGGCTCACGAAAACCTAGGTTAAAAAACATGCTTTTAGCATAGTTTAAGTATACAGGTGGTGTTAGGAGCAGCTTAAAGCTTACCTAAAACTTAATAATGCTAAAAAGATAAATTACTAGTGGTTAAAATTAAAATAACCATGAGTGAGTAAAGCGGCAAATAATTGCCAGTTCGTGTGCAAGGCTATGTTCTATTTAAGGTGAATAAAGCCAAAACTATTAGACTTGCAATACGGTTAATGTACATACAGATGTAACTTGGGGGTTAGTGACTGCAAGTGATAAACAGTTGACACTGCTTTAAATAGCTATGATTACTTGAAAGCTAGTAGCGACGCTCAACTTATTGATGTACTTGTCTTGTAGTCAGGCAGTATGAACTTAAGTAGTCTATATGTCTTAAGTGAATTATTGTCCAAGGGTGGCTTTTTCTAGAGGTACGCAATCCCCGTGAATTAAAAGTGCAAGTGAATGAATATTATTATTGTCCGACGAAAGCTAGATAGATCGCGAACATTTCATATTGGCCCTTTTGGGCTTACATTTCTTGTACTTACTCTACTTGTTGCTCTTATCAGCCTCTCTATTTGGGGCACCTATACCTACCTGACCCCTCTTTCAGCTCAATCCCTTAATAATCAAACTACTCAACATTGGCAAGGAGAAATAGCCAGTCAGCGACGTGAGCTTAGTGCACTTAAGGATCAGGCGACCGCTGAGCTGGATGCGTTAGCATTACGAGTGTCTCAGTTACAAAGTCGACTAGTTAGGCTAGATGCTTTGGGCGAGCGTCTTACCCAAATAGCTGACTTAGATAATGGTGAGTTTGATTTTAGTGAGCCTCCTGGGTTAGGTGGTCCTGAATCTAATGATATTGATGAAGCATTTAAGCCTCCTCAATTTATTGACCTGATAGATCAGCTGATCAAACAAATCGACAACCGAGAAGCTCAATTAGAGTTGTTAGGTGATTTAATTACCTCGCGAAAAATAAAGAGTGACGTATTAATCGCAGGTAGCCCAATAAGGAAAGGCTGGCTATCTTCTCGATTTGGTCGGCGAACAGACCCTATCAATGGGCGTTATGCCTGGCATAAAGGTGTTGATTTTGCGGGTAAATATGGATCTGGTATTTTTTCTGTGGGGTCGGGAGTAATTACATGGGCTGGCTCACGAGGTGGCTATGGCAACATGGTTGAAGTGAATCATGGTAATGGTTTTGTTACTCGTTATGCTCATAACAGTAAAATCTTAGTTAAAGTAGGTGACTTAGTAAAAAAAGGGCAAAAAATTGCTTTAATGGGCAGCAGTGGACGAGCAACAGGTCCACATGTTCATTTTGAAGTGTATAAAGACGGAAAAGCTGTTAACCCCGCCAGATACATTTCCCGTGCAAATGGGTAAACCGATAAGCACTTTGAGTAGTTTCTCTTAAAAGCTGTGGTAATGCTTTCTTGTCTAAAGTAAATAGCGTTACAATCCAGCTACTTTATCTAAGTTTATTTTATAAAATCAGCCGAGCATTTGAGATGCTGTCTGGTATTAATCTTGTGGACACAATAAGTAAACGATTATGTTAGCGCCTTTAGTTCGAAAAGTCTTTGGTAGTAAAAATGACCGCCAGTTACGCCGGATGCGTAAAGTAGTGAAAGCAGTGAGTGCTCTAGAGGAGTCATTGAGTAAACTGTCAGATGAGCAATTAAAGGCTAAAACTGATGAGTTTCGTGATCGAACCAAAAAAGGTGAGAGCTTAGACAGCTTATTACCCGAAGCCTTTGCTGTTGTGCGTGAGGCAGGCAAGCGGGTAATGGGGATGCGCCATTTCGATGTTCAATTGATTGGTGGCATGACTCTTCACGAAGGACGTATTGCTGAAATGCGTACGGGTGAGGGTAAAACATTGGTAGCAACCTTGCCAGCCTACCTTAATGGCTTATCTGGCAAGGGCGTCCATGTTGTGACAGTCAATGATTACTTAGCTAGTCGTGATGCAAACTGGATGCGTCCGTTATATGAGTTTCTTGGTTTAACTGTTGGTGTGGTGACATCAGGTCAAGACCCAGAATCAAAAAAAGCAGCCTACCAGTCGGATATTACTTACGGGACTAATAATGAATTTGGTTTTGACTACTTGCGGGATAATATGGCATTTAGTTTAGAGGACAAATTCCAGCGCCCACTTAACTATGCCATTGTAGATGAAGTAGACTCGATTCTGATTGATGAAGCTAGAACTCCTTTGATTATTTCTGGTGCTGCTGAAGACAGCTCTGAGCTTTACACTGTTATAAATAAACTTATTCCTAAATTACAAAAGCAGGAAGAGGCTGTTGAAGGTCACTTTACTTTAGATGAGAAAACCCGACAGGTTGAGCTAAATGAGGTTGGACACCAGTTTATAGAGGAGCTGCTGGCCGAAAAGGGAATGCTGGGTGAAGGGGAAAGCCTCTATGCACCGAACAATCTAAATTTACTCCATCATGTTTACGCTGCTTTAAAAGCCCATCAAATCTTTCATAAAAATATTGATTATATTATTCAAAATGGTCAGGTGTTGTTAGTTGATGAGCATACAGGCCGGACCATGCCAGGTAGAAGACTTTCTGAAGGTTTACATCAAGCCTTAGAGGCAAAAGAAGGCCTGCAGATTCAAAGCGAAAGCCAGACCTTAGCATCGACCACCTTCCAAAACTATTTCCGTTTGTATGAAAAATTGTCAGGTATGACAGGGACTGCAGATACTGAGGCAGTTGAGCTAAGACAAATTTATGGTTTAGACGTTATTGTCATTCCTACCCATAAGCCGATGGTGAGGAAAGACTATAACGACTTGGTTTATCTCAGTATCGAAGAAAAATATGATGCGGTAATTGAAGACATTAAAGAAAATGTAGCCAAGCATCGCCCTATCTTGGTAGGTACCGCTTCCATTGAGTCTTCTGAACGAGTTTCTAGTGCATTAAAGAAAGCGGGAATTGAACACCAAGTATTAAATGCGAAATTCCACGAAAAAGAAGCTGAAATTATAGCCCAAGCAGGTAGACCTGGTGCTGTAACTATTGCTACCAACATGGCAGGCCGTGGTACAGATATTATGTTGGGAGGTA of Spartinivicinus poritis contains these proteins:
- the lpxC gene encoding UDP-3-O-acyl-N-acetylglucosamine deacetylase, with product MIRQRTLKNIIRATGVGLHSGEKVYLTLKPAPVDTGIVFCRTDLDPVVEIPAKASFVGDTTLCTSLMNNDGIRVDTVEHLLSAMAGLGIDNAYVEVSSHEVPIMDGSAGPFVFLIQSAGIEEQNAAKKFIRIKKEVTYKEGDKVATFLPFDGFKVTFTIDFDHPVFKGNIQTASVDFSSTSFVKEVSRARTFGFMRDIEYLRSKNLALGGSVDNAIVVDDYRILNEDGLRYDDEFVRHKMLDAIGDLYLLGNSLIGEYRAVKSGHALNNKVLRALMAQEDAWEVVTFEDPAEAPISYMRPVAAV
- the ftsZ gene encoding cell division protein FtsZ; protein product: MFELVDNVPQNAVIKVVGVGGGGGNAVNHMLNKHVDGVDFICANTDAQALKNLAAKTVLQLGTGVTKGLGAGANPDVGREAALEDRDRIAEVLNGADMVFITAGMGGGTGTGAAPVVAQVAKEMGILTVAVVTRPFPFEGRKRMIVADEGIKELAENVDSLITIPNEKLLPVLGKDASLLSAFSAANDVLLGAVQGIADLIIRPGMINVDFADVRTVMSEMGMAMMGTGSATGSNRAVEAAEVAIRSPLLEDVNLHGARGILVNITAGLDLSLGEFSEVGNTVEQFASENATVVVGTVIDPDMSDELRVTVVATGLGANDAADAPVKVVDNTKSDGTLDYNKLDRPTVMRKQAAAGTGNQVVQPERTRNTDNMDYLDIPAFLRRQAD
- the ftsA gene encoding cell division protein FtsA, which encodes MATSQDGKMIVGLDIGTSKVVAIVGEVADDGTLKVVGIGAHPSRGLKKGVVVNIESTVQSIQRAIEEAELMAGCQIHSVYAGIAGSHINSLNSHGIVAIRDREVSPADVDRVIDAAQAVAIPADQKILHILPQEYVVDTQEGVKEPLGMSGVRLEAKVHLVTCAVNAAQNIEKCVKRCNLEVEDIILEQLASSYSVLTEDEKELGVCLVDIGGGTTDIAVFTSGSIRHTEVIPIAGDQVTNDIAMALRTPTQHAEEIKIKYACALTQLARAEELIKVPSVGDRPPRDLSRQALAEVVEPRYEELFTLVQGALRRSGFEELIPAGIVLTGGTAKMEGVVELAEEIFHMPVRLGMPTDIKGLSDVVKNPIFSTGVGLLHYGLQHQKEGSVAMPVRSAAKVNIFSRMKHWFQGNF
- a CDS encoding cell division protein FtsQ/DivIB, producing the protein MMYPVRLRDNNGINRKQVKRRGASKKKQTQKKSIKWGRLLGSFLKLSLVACFVGVSVWCWPKLTDYFNQPVKRVQVEGQFVALKKASVQQLVVPYLSSRFFNIDLTGLQTDLVKIPWVESVALRRVWPDQIQVKIVEHIAVARWNDDELLSNKGSRFKPEKLTGLKSLPKLTGPVGTEQQVMAQYHKIAQLIRPLGMSIKQLNVSSRGALVFVTDHFRVLVGRDDVVKKIQRFVKVYKAQLVGKKELIKSVDVRYSSGVAVTWNASELKS
- a CDS encoding M23 family metallopeptidase, with amino-acid sequence MNIIIVRRKLDRSRTFHIGPFGLTFLVLTLLVALISLSIWGTYTYLTPLSAQSLNNQTTQHWQGEIASQRRELSALKDQATAELDALALRVSQLQSRLVRLDALGERLTQIADLDNGEFDFSEPPGLGGPESNDIDEAFKPPQFIDLIDQLIKQIDNREAQLELLGDLITSRKIKSDVLIAGSPIRKGWLSSRFGRRTDPINGRYAWHKGVDFAGKYGSGIFSVGSGVITWAGSRGGYGNMVEVNHGNGFVTRYAHNSKILVKVGDLVKKGQKIALMGSSGRATGPHVHFEVYKDGKAVNPARYISRANG